The following proteins are encoded in a genomic region of Channa argus isolate prfri chromosome 3, Channa argus male v1.0, whole genome shotgun sequence:
- the gab1 gene encoding GRB2-associated-binding protein 1 isoform X6, which produces MSGGDVVCSGWLRKSPPEKKLRRYAWKKRWFVLRSGRMTGDPDVLEYYKNDHAKKPIRVIDLNLCEQVDAGLTFNKKDLEHSFIFDIKTIDRVFYLVADTEEDMNKWVRCICDICGFNPTDDEAAKAAHQSAIRGLVVDTPPHPALGNIVGPAAVLSSMPPPYQPVNVRHLDSQSSSDEPQDYLWLVNCESKKPEPNSSVQLHSPLGGDQEYLLLEECESKTRTPQTSLAHAECSKSTSSETDLNDNLPSHRTPTSSTSSAKHTSHNGFFPQHPAPASASSIYDSPPSRGASLSTDGGIYHLPRSYSQDTVLLPKSASSPPAHPDAGDASELYVFNTPSRKPSMETQMRNLSISYDIPPTPGTNCTYQVPRTVSSSTGLGGSEGGGDVVPPPRPPKPSLSSTSGPPPPPAERSPTDTYHVPRSASETDGNYCVPTSAGNKALRSNTIGTVDCSRLRKDFGSQDCYDIPRSFPSDKSCSFDFNESFNSYFKNKGMMPVGSQSAEEVDQNYVPMSANSPSHHHSGSLPEPMHEPNYVPMTPSTMEFSSLGKQVPPPAHMGFRSSPKTPPRRPMITDCQPPPVDRNLKPDRKGKPAPLEIKPLPEWEEPCTPVRSPVTRSFAREEESFYCTVPITPVKREVEELDTIEENMKLGPPMTADGGSSPMVKPKGDKQVEYLDLDLDPGKSTPPRKMKSNGTGMAVSDERVDYVVVDQQRTQALKSTREAWNDGRQSTETDTPSKGTK; this is translated from the exons TGTACTTCGCAGTGGCCGTATGACAGGCGACCCAGACGTGTTGGAATACTACAAGAATGACCATGCTAAGAAACCCATCCGTGTGATTGATCTCAACTTGTGTGAGCag GTGGATGCTGGGCTGACGTTCAACAAGAAGGACTTGGAGCacagcttcatatttgacataaAGACCATTGACCGTGTCTTCTACTTGGTGGCTGATACAGAAGAGGATATGAATAAGTGGGTTCGCTGCATCTGCGACATATGTGGTTTTAACCCCACCGATGACG AGGCAGCAAAAGCTGCTCACCAGTCAGCCATTCGAGGCCTGGTGGTGGATACTCCCCCACATCCAGCACTGGGTAATATTGTTGGTCCAGCGGCAGTGCTGTCTAGTATGCCTCCTCCATATCAACCAGTCAATGTGCGGCACCTGGATTCTCAGTCAAGTTCAGATGAGCCCCAGGATTACTTGTGGCTGGTTAACTGTGAGAGCAAAAAGCCTGAACCCaacag CTCAGTGCAGCTTCACTCTCCACTGGGGGGAGATCAGGAGTACTTGCTCCTGGAGGAATGTGAGAGCAAGACTCGTACTCCACAGACTAGTCT AGCCCATGCTGAGTGTTCCAAGTCTACCTCATCTGAGACAGACCTGAATGACAACCTCCCTTCTCACCGCACGCCTacatcctccacctcctcagcTAAACACACCTCACACAACGGCTTCTTCCCACAGCACCCAGCCCCTGCTTCCGCCTCTTCCATCTATGACTCGCCTCCATCACGCGGTGCCTCGCTTTCAACTGACGGTGGTATTTACCACCTCCCTCGCAGCTACTCCCAGGACACTGTGCTGCTCCCTAAGTCCGCTTCCTCCCCTCCTGCTCATCCAGACGCCGGTGATGCCTCTGAGCTTTATGTCTTCAACACACCATCAAGGAAGCCCTCAATGGAGACGCAGATGCGCAACCTTTCCATAAGTTATGATATTCCACCAACACCTGGCACAAACTGTACCTACCAGGTGCCCCGCACAGTGTCATCATCCACAGGACTGGGAGGATCAGAGGGTGGGGGAGATGTAGTCCCCCCTCCCAGGCCACCCAAGCCTTCGCTCAGTTCCACCTCAGGACCCCCACCACCCCCTGCTGAGCGCTCCCCTACAGACACTTATCATGTGCCCCGCTCAGCCTCAGAGACAGATGGAAACTACTGTGTGCCTACTAGTGCTGGGAACAAGGCTTTACGCAGCAACACTATTGGCACTGTGGACTGCTCACGCCTCCGTAAAG ACTTTGGATCCCAGGACTGCTATGACATTCCTAGATCATTCCCCTCTGACAAAAGCTGTTCATTTGACTTCAATGAAAGCTTCAACAGCTACTTC AAAAACAAAGGTATGATGCCAGTGGGTAGCCAGTCCGCAGAAGAAGTAGACCAGAACTACGTACCCATGAGTGCCAACTCCCCATCGCATCATCACTCAGGCAGTTTGCCAGAGCCAATGCACGAACCTAACTATGTGCCCATGACCCCAAGCACCATGGAGTTTTCCTCTCTGGGAAAGCAGGTCCCACCTCCTGCCCACATGGGTTTTCGCTCAAGTCCTAAGACCCCTCCTCGCAGACCAATGATCACTGACTGTCAGCCCCCACCTGTGGATCGAAATCTTAAACCTGATCGCAAAG GAAAACCTGCTCCACTGGAGATCAAACCTCTGCCAGAATGGGAGGAGCCCTGTACGCCTGTCCGGTCGCCTGTCACGCGGTCATTCGCACGGGA AGAGGAGTCCTTCTACTGCACTGTCCCCATCACCCCTGTAAAGAGGGAGGTGGAGGAACTTGACACCATAGAGGAG AACATGAAGCTTGGTCCACCAATGACTGCAGATGGCGGGAGCAGCCCCATGGTGAAGCCAAAGGGAGACAAACAGGTGGAGTACCTGGATTTGGATCTTGACCCTGGCAAGTCTACCCCACCTAGAAAG aTGAAAAGCAATGGAACTGGCATGGCAGTATCAGATGAGCGTGTTGACTATGTGGTTGTGGACCAGCAACGGACGCAGGCTCTTAAGAGTACTCGGGAGGCCTGGAATGATGGCCGCCAAtcaacagagacagacacacctTCCAAAGGAACCAAGTGA
- the gab1 gene encoding GRB2-associated-binding protein 1 isoform X3 — translation MSGGDVVCSGWLRKSPPEKKLRRYAWKKRWFVLRSGRMTGDPDVLEYYKNDHAKKPIRVIDLNLCEQVDAGLTFNKKDLEHSFIFDIKTIDRVFYLVADTEEDMNKWVRCICDICGFNPTDDEAAKAAHQSAIRGLVVDTPPHPALGNIVGPAAVLSSMPPPYQPVNVRHLDSQSSSDEPQDYLWLVNCESKKPEPNRAHAECSKSTSSETDLNDNLPSHRTPTSSTSSAKHTSHNGFFPQHPAPASASSIYDSPPSRGASLSTDGGIYHLPRSYSQDTVLLPKSASSPPAHPDAGDASELYVFNTPSRKPSMETQMRNLSISYDIPPTPGTNCTYQVPRTVSSSTGLGGSEGGGDVVPPPRPPKPSLSSTSGPPPPPAERSPTDTYHVPRSASETDGNYCVPTSAGNKALRSNTIGTVDCSRLRKDFGSQDCYDIPRSFPSDKSCSFDFNESFNSYFKNKGMMPVGSQSAEEVDQNYVPMSANSPSHHHSGSLPEPMHEPNYVPMTPSTMEFSSLGKQVPPPAHMGFRSSPKTPPRRPMITDCQPPPVDRNLKPDRKGQSPKIIRAKGVGLERTDSQTIGEFPRGRRKGKPAPLEIKPLPEWEEPCTPVRSPVTRSFARDLSRFPMPTRPPSVHSTASSTDSEDCDENYVAMVSSMSTDEPNMKLGPPMTADGGSSPMVKPKGDKQVEYLDLDLDPGKSTPPRKMKSNGTGMAVSDERVDYVVVDQQRTQALKSTREAWNDGRQSTETDTPSKGTK, via the exons TGTACTTCGCAGTGGCCGTATGACAGGCGACCCAGACGTGTTGGAATACTACAAGAATGACCATGCTAAGAAACCCATCCGTGTGATTGATCTCAACTTGTGTGAGCag GTGGATGCTGGGCTGACGTTCAACAAGAAGGACTTGGAGCacagcttcatatttgacataaAGACCATTGACCGTGTCTTCTACTTGGTGGCTGATACAGAAGAGGATATGAATAAGTGGGTTCGCTGCATCTGCGACATATGTGGTTTTAACCCCACCGATGACG AGGCAGCAAAAGCTGCTCACCAGTCAGCCATTCGAGGCCTGGTGGTGGATACTCCCCCACATCCAGCACTGGGTAATATTGTTGGTCCAGCGGCAGTGCTGTCTAGTATGCCTCCTCCATATCAACCAGTCAATGTGCGGCACCTGGATTCTCAGTCAAGTTCAGATGAGCCCCAGGATTACTTGTGGCTGGTTAACTGTGAGAGCAAAAAGCCTGAACCCaacag AGCCCATGCTGAGTGTTCCAAGTCTACCTCATCTGAGACAGACCTGAATGACAACCTCCCTTCTCACCGCACGCCTacatcctccacctcctcagcTAAACACACCTCACACAACGGCTTCTTCCCACAGCACCCAGCCCCTGCTTCCGCCTCTTCCATCTATGACTCGCCTCCATCACGCGGTGCCTCGCTTTCAACTGACGGTGGTATTTACCACCTCCCTCGCAGCTACTCCCAGGACACTGTGCTGCTCCCTAAGTCCGCTTCCTCCCCTCCTGCTCATCCAGACGCCGGTGATGCCTCTGAGCTTTATGTCTTCAACACACCATCAAGGAAGCCCTCAATGGAGACGCAGATGCGCAACCTTTCCATAAGTTATGATATTCCACCAACACCTGGCACAAACTGTACCTACCAGGTGCCCCGCACAGTGTCATCATCCACAGGACTGGGAGGATCAGAGGGTGGGGGAGATGTAGTCCCCCCTCCCAGGCCACCCAAGCCTTCGCTCAGTTCCACCTCAGGACCCCCACCACCCCCTGCTGAGCGCTCCCCTACAGACACTTATCATGTGCCCCGCTCAGCCTCAGAGACAGATGGAAACTACTGTGTGCCTACTAGTGCTGGGAACAAGGCTTTACGCAGCAACACTATTGGCACTGTGGACTGCTCACGCCTCCGTAAAG ACTTTGGATCCCAGGACTGCTATGACATTCCTAGATCATTCCCCTCTGACAAAAGCTGTTCATTTGACTTCAATGAAAGCTTCAACAGCTACTTC AAAAACAAAGGTATGATGCCAGTGGGTAGCCAGTCCGCAGAAGAAGTAGACCAGAACTACGTACCCATGAGTGCCAACTCCCCATCGCATCATCACTCAGGCAGTTTGCCAGAGCCAATGCACGAACCTAACTATGTGCCCATGACCCCAAGCACCATGGAGTTTTCCTCTCTGGGAAAGCAGGTCCCACCTCCTGCCCACATGGGTTTTCGCTCAAGTCCTAAGACCCCTCCTCGCAGACCAATGATCACTGACTGTCAGCCCCCACCTGTGGATCGAAATCTTAAACCTGATCGCAAAG GTCAGAGTCCTAAAATAATAAGAGCAAAAGGTGTCGGTTTAGAGCGAACCGACTCTCAAACCATAGGTGAATTCCCGAGGGGACGACGTAAGG GAAAACCTGCTCCACTGGAGATCAAACCTCTGCCAGAATGGGAGGAGCCCTGTACGCCTGTCCGGTCGCCTGTCACGCGGTCATTCGCACGGGA TCTCTCTAGGTTTCCAATGCCAACAAGACCACCGTCAGTGCATAGCACGGCCTCCAGCACTGACTCCGAGGACTGTGATGAGAATTATGTAGCCATGGTCTCTAGTATGTCCACAGATGAACCA AACATGAAGCTTGGTCCACCAATGACTGCAGATGGCGGGAGCAGCCCCATGGTGAAGCCAAAGGGAGACAAACAGGTGGAGTACCTGGATTTGGATCTTGACCCTGGCAAGTCTACCCCACCTAGAAAG aTGAAAAGCAATGGAACTGGCATGGCAGTATCAGATGAGCGTGTTGACTATGTGGTTGTGGACCAGCAACGGACGCAGGCTCTTAAGAGTACTCGGGAGGCCTGGAATGATGGCCGCCAAtcaacagagacagacacacctTCCAAAGGAACCAAGTGA
- the gab1 gene encoding GRB2-associated-binding protein 1 isoform X5, producing MTGDPDVLEYYKNDHAKKPIRVIDLNLCEQVDAGLTFNKKDLEHSFIFDIKTIDRVFYLVADTEEDMNKWVRCICDICGFNPTDDEAAKAAHQSAIRGLVVDTPPHPALGNIVGPAAVLSSMPPPYQPVNVRHLDSQSSSDEPQDYLWLVNCESKKPEPNSSVQLHSPLGGDQEYLLLEECESKTRTPQTSLAHAECSKSTSSETDLNDNLPSHRTPTSSTSSAKHTSHNGFFPQHPAPASASSIYDSPPSRGASLSTDGGIYHLPRSYSQDTVLLPKSASSPPAHPDAGDASELYVFNTPSRKPSMETQMRNLSISYDIPPTPGTNCTYQVPRTVSSSTGLGGSEGGGDVVPPPRPPKPSLSSTSGPPPPPAERSPTDTYHVPRSASETDGNYCVPTSAGNKALRSNTIGTVDCSRLRKDFGSQDCYDIPRSFPSDKSCSFDFNESFNSYFKNKGMMPVGSQSAEEVDQNYVPMSANSPSHHHSGSLPEPMHEPNYVPMTPSTMEFSSLGKQVPPPAHMGFRSSPKTPPRRPMITDCQPPPVDRNLKPDRKGQSPKIIRAKGVGLERTDSQTIGEFPRGRRKGKPAPLEIKPLPEWEEPCTPVRSPVTRSFARDLSRFPMPTRPPSVHSTASSTDSEDCDENYVAMVSSMSTDEPNMKLGPPMTADGGSSPMVKPKGDKQVEYLDLDLDPGKSTPPRKMKSNGTGMAVSDERVDYVVVDQQRTQALKSTREAWNDGRQSTETDTPSKGTK from the exons ATGACAGGCGACCCAGACGTGTTGGAATACTACAAGAATGACCATGCTAAGAAACCCATCCGTGTGATTGATCTCAACTTGTGTGAGCag GTGGATGCTGGGCTGACGTTCAACAAGAAGGACTTGGAGCacagcttcatatttgacataaAGACCATTGACCGTGTCTTCTACTTGGTGGCTGATACAGAAGAGGATATGAATAAGTGGGTTCGCTGCATCTGCGACATATGTGGTTTTAACCCCACCGATGACG AGGCAGCAAAAGCTGCTCACCAGTCAGCCATTCGAGGCCTGGTGGTGGATACTCCCCCACATCCAGCACTGGGTAATATTGTTGGTCCAGCGGCAGTGCTGTCTAGTATGCCTCCTCCATATCAACCAGTCAATGTGCGGCACCTGGATTCTCAGTCAAGTTCAGATGAGCCCCAGGATTACTTGTGGCTGGTTAACTGTGAGAGCAAAAAGCCTGAACCCaacag CTCAGTGCAGCTTCACTCTCCACTGGGGGGAGATCAGGAGTACTTGCTCCTGGAGGAATGTGAGAGCAAGACTCGTACTCCACAGACTAGTCT AGCCCATGCTGAGTGTTCCAAGTCTACCTCATCTGAGACAGACCTGAATGACAACCTCCCTTCTCACCGCACGCCTacatcctccacctcctcagcTAAACACACCTCACACAACGGCTTCTTCCCACAGCACCCAGCCCCTGCTTCCGCCTCTTCCATCTATGACTCGCCTCCATCACGCGGTGCCTCGCTTTCAACTGACGGTGGTATTTACCACCTCCCTCGCAGCTACTCCCAGGACACTGTGCTGCTCCCTAAGTCCGCTTCCTCCCCTCCTGCTCATCCAGACGCCGGTGATGCCTCTGAGCTTTATGTCTTCAACACACCATCAAGGAAGCCCTCAATGGAGACGCAGATGCGCAACCTTTCCATAAGTTATGATATTCCACCAACACCTGGCACAAACTGTACCTACCAGGTGCCCCGCACAGTGTCATCATCCACAGGACTGGGAGGATCAGAGGGTGGGGGAGATGTAGTCCCCCCTCCCAGGCCACCCAAGCCTTCGCTCAGTTCCACCTCAGGACCCCCACCACCCCCTGCTGAGCGCTCCCCTACAGACACTTATCATGTGCCCCGCTCAGCCTCAGAGACAGATGGAAACTACTGTGTGCCTACTAGTGCTGGGAACAAGGCTTTACGCAGCAACACTATTGGCACTGTGGACTGCTCACGCCTCCGTAAAG ACTTTGGATCCCAGGACTGCTATGACATTCCTAGATCATTCCCCTCTGACAAAAGCTGTTCATTTGACTTCAATGAAAGCTTCAACAGCTACTTC AAAAACAAAGGTATGATGCCAGTGGGTAGCCAGTCCGCAGAAGAAGTAGACCAGAACTACGTACCCATGAGTGCCAACTCCCCATCGCATCATCACTCAGGCAGTTTGCCAGAGCCAATGCACGAACCTAACTATGTGCCCATGACCCCAAGCACCATGGAGTTTTCCTCTCTGGGAAAGCAGGTCCCACCTCCTGCCCACATGGGTTTTCGCTCAAGTCCTAAGACCCCTCCTCGCAGACCAATGATCACTGACTGTCAGCCCCCACCTGTGGATCGAAATCTTAAACCTGATCGCAAAG GTCAGAGTCCTAAAATAATAAGAGCAAAAGGTGTCGGTTTAGAGCGAACCGACTCTCAAACCATAGGTGAATTCCCGAGGGGACGACGTAAGG GAAAACCTGCTCCACTGGAGATCAAACCTCTGCCAGAATGGGAGGAGCCCTGTACGCCTGTCCGGTCGCCTGTCACGCGGTCATTCGCACGGGA TCTCTCTAGGTTTCCAATGCCAACAAGACCACCGTCAGTGCATAGCACGGCCTCCAGCACTGACTCCGAGGACTGTGATGAGAATTATGTAGCCATGGTCTCTAGTATGTCCACAGATGAACCA AACATGAAGCTTGGTCCACCAATGACTGCAGATGGCGGGAGCAGCCCCATGGTGAAGCCAAAGGGAGACAAACAGGTGGAGTACCTGGATTTGGATCTTGACCCTGGCAAGTCTACCCCACCTAGAAAG aTGAAAAGCAATGGAACTGGCATGGCAGTATCAGATGAGCGTGTTGACTATGTGGTTGTGGACCAGCAACGGACGCAGGCTCTTAAGAGTACTCGGGAGGCCTGGAATGATGGCCGCCAAtcaacagagacagacacacctTCCAAAGGAACCAAGTGA